Below is a window of Corvus cornix cornix isolate S_Up_H32 chromosome 2, ASM73873v5, whole genome shotgun sequence DNA.
TATACCAGTTATGGCTGTGAACTGCCCAGGGCCATGGGAATGAGACAACTGTTATGAGTATCAGTGCAGATGCTGGATGATAGCAATAACTTCTGCTTATTGAAACATCATTTGGCTTTTGGCAATGCATAGATGCTTTCTCAGAAAGAGCAGCCCAGCTTAACTGATGGGCTTCTCACAGTGCTCCAAAGCATCACTTATGGTTTCTCAGTAGCAAAAAGTGACCTCTTTCCAGAGCAGAGATATTTCAAGAGGGTCTTTCCAGACTAAAATAAAAGAGCTGACCACTTCATCTGGTCATGAATTGTGACACCAACAACACGATATTTAAGTACTCTAAAGAATGAAATCACTAAACCAGCTTATCATTATTCTTGTCTACTCAATGGCAATCACTAAACCAAACTGAAACACTTGCTCCAATGCATGGCACAGGGTCACTTAtgactttccttttcctccaagAGGAACACAGGCTAAGAAGAGCTGTACTGGTGATCTCCAAGCTAAATGTGCTGTTTACACAACATCACTTCTGAGCTGGAAGTGCAGATGAGGCTCAGTGTAACCCCCTGTCATCCCAAAGGAAGCCTTCCCTCTGATTCAGTGGTGCTGTGTGTGTCACCTGGGGTATCTCAGATGCCTGAATTGGCAGGAAATCCCAAACATGACAGGAGAAATGAAAGTGGATATTTGAGGGACCTCAACAGAGAAGGGCAATTCCTACATGAATGATCTGTGTACCACTGTTTTACCCTACTGTGCTCCTAGctccctgcttctccagcaTTTCACCTGGTTACACTGTACATTTTTGAAGAAGAGACCTTCTGTTACCACATACTTACGGGAGGAATTTTAATTATAATCGAGCTCTTCAGTCCTACTGTAATgctaacaaaaatatttcaagtctAGGTGAGGTGCTGTTGTTTTATGAACTTGATATTCAGAGCACCCATATCtatacaagaagaaaaaagttggAGGAAGCAGCCTTGGAGCTACTACAATGACATGATTGCTTCCCTGTCCTGCACATGGTCACTAAAGGACAGATGTCCTAACTGGACAGAAAAGGTGCCCCACTTTTCAGTAtaattttagtattaaaaaaaaggagaaaggagacaCCATTAAGTTCATAATTTTGGATCCTTCAGGAGAAAGTGAGATCCTCCAAAGCTGTAAATGAAACAATGAACCTAGCCCACTGCTGAGAGAGGGCTTGATCAGCAAAAGTCAAAGGTCAATAACTAATGACTTATGATAGCAGGGAAATGGGCTTGCTGACCCAGGAAGATCCTTCCAGCCCCGTGTTCCTGCTATTTCACTAAGGTGCTTTCCATTCAGGCTACCTCACTGCCCTGCATAAGTGAGGTGACAGCCAAGCTGGCTGTGTGACTCTTCTCTGGAGCCCAAGGCATGCCCTGGTCACAGGCAGGAATGCAGAGTGCCAcgagagcagcacagagcaggctcAGGTCTAAAGGACACCCATACTGTAGGGACCACATTCTCCCTCTCAATTCTCAGAAATTTGCAAGGTAACCAACATAGTAAAAAGCACTTTGAGACTTGGGCACTTAAAAAGGTTACTATCTACAGACtttatgtaaaaaaaccaaatgaaaaacaggttaactgcttttaataaaaatacgTCAttggttatattttttttttttaaacagagacAGATCCATTCTTTGGACCACTAAACCATATTGAAGCAGAGCCCTCCCCAGGGAAGAGAAGATCTTTATTCTTACCATCAACTGCTCTGCATCTGGAGACTAGCTCCCACAACACCAGTCCCATTGCATACATGTCTATTCTCAGGAAGGCGTCTCGTTGGAAGTTGATTGCTCCCTCTAACACTTCGGGAGCCATGTACCTCCTTGTTCCCacctacagagaaaaaacacagctcAAGTTACGCTGCATTTGGGcccctcagcctctgctggtTGGAGGTGAGTGACAGCTAGTTTCATTAGCCTGGAGGCCACTGCTGCTGAAGGTGCACCTCGCTCGAAAAACAAGCGAAGGGGAGCTGTTTCTTCTGACACTGGTTCTCATTAAGATCACTCGAGTCCAGATAAGCTCCATGAAGGAGAGAGCCAAAGCGCAAGGCTACGTGTGTGATACTCATTCAGTGCACACTTCAGGTCTGCATCCTGCTGCATGCTGCTCCAGCAGTAAACCCTGCATTAGAAAATGCTGTCTGTGGAGACACACAGAACACCCCGAGGTCAAGTCTGACTTGGTTATCCTAATTGTTGGGAGGTCAGTCCTctttcactcaaaaaaaaaccccaaaaccccataAAACAAATAGATAGACAgatataaaaaaaccaacaaaacacaccaacccccccaaaaagcccaatcaaccaaccaaccaaaaaaaccaaaaaaccaaaacaacaacaaaaaaaagcaaacaaaacaaaacaacaacaaaaaaccaaccaccaccaccaaaaaaacccaaccaaataaaaaaaccccaaaaatatccccaccaaaccaaaaacaaccaAGGAGAAAAATTGATATATCCTAAATGGTAGGAATGGTAGGAAAATGTGTTGGTTTGACAGCCCTGGGTAAAACAAGTCTCCTACATCCACAAGAGTAGTAAAGCAGGAACCCTGAATAGTCTGCCCTGCCCTAGCTTGCCACGGTTTGGAAAAGACATCCTCTTGTTTTGAGGGAATGCAGTCCTCATTATAGTGCCTCCATTGTTATGTTTTGTATAGCTCATAATGTAGGAGAGTAGACAGGACAACAAGGGAAAAACCACCTTTTGAACATGGGAATCGAAACACCcttaataatttcctttaagGAAATTCTCATCTGTTCTTGCTGTTACCTGAGGCAGTAGGGGCAGAGTGAAGCCAGGATATGAAAAGACGTGCAAAATACTGGAAAAGTCACaaaaagatgacaaaaatgaggaaagctGGGGAAGGCTAACCCAGAAGAGTGTTCATTCCTTCCGAGATAAAGGTAAAAAAGGGAGGCTGCACAGGAGATGGGAATTCAGAAAACCCTGGAGGCACAAGGAGGGGATGACGGACTTGCTGTACCCTGGCATGAGAGCAGAATGAGGGGCTGCTTGCTGCAAcacaaaggcacaaaattaagAACCCATAAAATTGCAGTATATTGTTTACACAGTGCACAGCCAGCTGTGCCAAAGGTCACCCaagcagccagcctggctgaattcttaaaattaaatcaataaTTTTAGGATTATTAATATTTGTATTGTGGTATTAGTATTAATATTTAGGAGCTTTAATATTTGTGTTAGGGCCTAGAGAAGTGGTCTGTGCAGCGGACTCCAAAACTAAACACTTCTAAGATTCAGCTGGACTGTCTTGCCTTGCTTTGCTCAAGAAATGTTGAaccagatgatccttgaggtccTTCCCAACAcggtattctgtgattctatgattctatggatATTTATTACCAAAACAATAAAGAGTCAATGAGCCCTGTGTCTGAAGGAGGAAGCCACCtgaccccagggctggggggaccTCACCTGCACATGAGTCAGAAGCATTTGAGCATCCTCCCCACTCACACAGATTAAAGCAGCTCCCAGAATTTACGTCTGAGCACAagtttttatggaaaaaatctattttcccAAGAGAATTAAATGCATCTAGACAAATTAGCCCCCACTCCAGAGGAGCTAGGGCAAGgccaactttttaaaaagttgaagGTAATGATTACCTGTCCATGAGTGTCCCCTGGAGGTTTTCCAGGTTCAAACCGTACAGCCAGTCCAAAATCAGCTAGCACAGCTGTCAAGTCGTTCTTCAGCAAGACATTTTTACTCTTGAAGTCCCTATGGACAAGCCAAGAAGTAAGGGTTTATCATGTCATGTGTCTAAGTCACATTGCAGTACATTGTATGTCTATAGGCTTAGCAGCTCCCAGTAAATCagctcctttcttcctttcttccccagctTCCCAACTTGGCCAGTGCTGACAAACTTGGCTTCTCCTCACTGCCCTTGTCCCTAAAGCACAACCAAGCAGCCCTGAGCTCACCAGCACAGAGTCAGCCAAACTCTACAgtgaattaataaaattaataaaataaattaatacaattaataaaataaaataaatctgatcTGAAGGGGCTCTTTTGATGAGAGCAAGCTGCATATAAGGCGCCATTTCTTGCTCCAAGTACCAGCTCTGGACCCCCACATCTGGGCCCTTCTCATTCCCAACAACAAAGCCAAGGCAGGTTAAGGGAGTAGATTACTCTTTATCCTAGTAAGGATGTTTGCTCCTATCTACAGGATTAGGTCTTTTTGGAAATCAGCAGATTCTGGTGAGACTCTCTCCAGCCTGATTACATGCTTCAACAGACTTTTGCCATAGTCATCTATTAGCCTTTTGTTGTAATTGCTGGATTGATCTTCCCTGGAGAATTCGGAGGGttggaaagcaagcagggaaGGGGGTGAGGCCACACTCAGACATGCTGTCAGGATCGAGCAGGCAGCTCACAGGCAGTTGTAAGAATCTGCAGCAGAGATGGTGGGTCTGTGCTTAAAGGGGATATTTGTGTCaggcctgtgctgcagagggatCATTTCAGGGCAGCTCAGGTAAAtctgcaggggctgggaagggtggGGGTTGGAGGAAGATCACACTAAGATGCCTAACCAGTCAAGCCCTGTTCCCTGGGCTTCCTGCGTTTTCATCTGAAAAGGAATGTTTGGCAATCTAATTAAATTACAGACCTTAGACAGCAGATGGCAATTGTCCTGTATGCTCAGCATTATAATTTCCCTATCATCAATTCTCTCAGTGACCCTGCTGATTGCAGGACATTGCAGGCCTGcacaaaataattaatgagGGCAGATACGATTGTTCTGCACTAGAGAGACCTGTCAAAATTCTTTGTGAAGAGAGGAACTGCTGGACCATAGAGAAggggctgctctctgcagcctcGGATGCCAGAATATCAGCCCAAAGCACTGCAAACAAAAATCATCCTGTGCCACCCAGCCCCTGATTCTGAGCTTAAAATATCATAAGAGAGGATTTATCCTTTCTAAGCTAAGCACAGCATGATGGGCATTTCTGGCTTGAGGATTAAGATGGGGTAAGTGGGTGTGAAGTCGGAGGGCATCCTGCAGCCAGTGAACCCCAGCAGAAACCAGCCTCCATCACCTCTAGGACCACAGTACAGCTTTGCAGAACCTCCCAGACATTGGTACCCCTCCACTACacagaaaaattgcatttaccACTGTCATCTCAGAGACTGCCTGCTCCCATGCTACAGCAGTTTCCCCACAGGCTTAGGAAACAGCCATCATCTAACGACATGGATAAACGCCTTTGCTCGCTCAGGATTAGGGGATTATGCCCTCAGGGTGGTACAGATTGTGCAAGAGATTTTTGCAAAGCAGTGGCTCGATGAGGACCACACAGAAATTATCAGACAATCTGCCTGGACGATGTGGTTCCAAGGTGAAACAAGATGTAAACCAGCATTACTGAAGGGGCACGTGCTGCTGTTGCTCACCTGCAGTGCCCTTTGGGCATGCAACAGTTAACTCCTACATCTTGATACACAATGCAGGGATTTCCCTTTGcaattccattttttccccctatttcCATACATTCCCCCATTTTTTTCACactttgcttccttccttccacaaACCACCTTGAACTGGCAAGTCTGAGTTGCAATGCAAACGTATCCAGGCCAGGGAGAAGGACCTAATTAATCTAAGCCATGCCAAGGAGAATTCCCATAACGTCATAAGCACCATCCTAAAATGGTCACTGACAAAGAAAAGTGgcatgaaaagaagaaatgtttttgttccaTCTAGCACTTCAAACTAGGGAATACAGAGCAAACAGACTATGAGTAACGGGTGAGTTAATTCGATTGAGACACtggagattttattttcagcttccaCGTGGGGGCACTTTTGCACCAACAAGTGATTCCATAACCGTAATCCTCCTTGTAGTGCCGGGGGCCAGAGAGGAGTTGGCTGAACCCCTGCCCAGCAGTGACTGGGGAGTTCCACCTGGCAACCCCAGCATCTCCATCCATGTGCACTGTGGGAAGCAGTTCAAAAACATCCCCCACGCCCCCCTCCCcagatttaaaatgcatttagtgttctctttcaaaaataaaattaaaaggagtGGGGTAATCCGAGGAAAATCCCTTGTGTCCTGAAATCCCTCCTCCACTAGGTATGTGCTAAATTCACACAAATGCTGCATTCTCCAGCTTTTATCACTTGCTAAATGGACAGGGACACTAATGAGCACGATCTGTTGCTTTAAAGCCTTTCTATAGCCTTCCTCTGTTCCCCACCCTCAGGAATTTTCATCTATAAACCGCTGCCTTTATTCTACAGGGACAAATGTCAGGGACACAGGGgtcagctccaggagcagcacaaaggCAGCTGCAGGTTCTTTCAACAGCCCCCAGCTCTTCAAAACTTTCAGGTTTGGGGAGGTAGGGTGTTTTGGGGGCAGGGATACCCTTGCAAAAACAGGGATTATCTTGCCATACATGAAGCCAGGCCTGCCAGAGAGGGTACAAATTGCTGCAGCTGGACGTGGGGTTTAAGTTCCTCCTGGATGAAATGCGGTGGGTGGCGCAGGAGTATGGCCACGGATTACAGCCTGTAAATCCCTTCTGGAAATCTCCTCCATCCTGCCCTACCACGAGCAAACCACTCAGAAGAGATGCTTTAGTCTAGGGCAAGCAGTGTGGGACTTTAGAGAAGGGCTAAATCATGAGGATGGTTTAACCCACTGctttcctgctgtccccactgtGCTGCCACCCATGTGATTTGAAACGTGTGCTAGGAGGTCTCAGAGGTAGGATGGTGTCTGCTGTGGTGTCTCTCATAAGCACCCTGGCATGATTTGGGCCTTAAAAAACTACAGGGAAAAATAACTAGCAGCCATTTCCTGCATTTCCACAGTTTCTCcactttttaccttttttttaacgTTTTTTACAGATCAAAAGCTCTGTGGGAAGACACGCAGTGGAGTTATCAGTCtaaaagatggaaaaacagGGTCCAACTCCTGGTATGGCCATAGAAATACATGGATTATAATGTGTTGGTATTATCAAGCAAAGTCCTTTCAAAGAGCAGTTCTGCAGTGACCAGTATTCCCTTCCCACCACAAGGGAAGAGTTGATGGAAGAGAGAAGCCTCTGCCCTTCAGACATTTGCCATCAACCACTACCAACTGTGCTATTCCACAGGCAAGACACTTACTTGCCCTTCAGCATTTTATACGTGgttgaaaaaaattcttgtctTAGCACAGGATTTGCTGGGTTAAAAGGCCTTTACTTCCTAAAAGCACAACCTCCTCCATTCAACAGCATCATTTCAAAGAGGGTGTCAACAAAAGAGGCTTTACCTGTGTGCTATGGCAGGTTTGTGTCCTTCACCTTTGCACCAGGGGACATCTTCATGAAGGTAGGACAAGCCACGGGCCATCGTTTCTGCAACATGGCATAGCTCATTCCAGCTGATAATGTTGCCCTTCAGGTAATCCGTCAGAGAACCCTGCAGAACAGGACACTGTCAGTTCTTAGTCATAGACCCCTATACGTGATAGATGTGCCAACTCATCAGTTTGGAGAATGATTTAGAGAGTGCTTGAGAAATCTGAGCCTTGATTTAACAGGGGGGAAAATCTCTAgtgaaagtaaaaagaagaaataaaaatcagaagcaTCCATGAGTTTTTAGCCCTTGACAGCACAGACCTCCTGATGTCTACTTAtctgccagggaaggggagggaggtaAGGAAGGGAAATATCATCTTTAACCAGAGCAATTCATCTAACCTAAGCAAGGGGAAAGCCTTCCATGCAAGAAGATAATGCATGGTATCAGCTGGTTGTGGCAATGATTGACTCAGCAGACCTTGGATTTAACAGGGGGATAACACTGCTGGCTCAACCCCAGATTTGcccatttgttttcagagttaGTCATGCTTTGTAACTAAAGCAATCCATGGAACAGGAGAAGTGCCCCAGGCCCCAAAAGCAGACATGGAGCCCATCTGCAAGGGGCAAGTTGGGTCTGCGAAATCTGCCTCCTGTGATGCTCATCTATGCACATCAAGAGATGTTGACCACCATAGACATGAGCTGTGGCCTTTTGTGCCTTTTTCCCAAGTCCCACCTTTATTAATCCTTGTTTGTGTAGGAAAGCCTTGAAAGCTAAAGGAAGGGCCTTTGAagcaggggagcaggagcactTTGCTGCCACAGAGCCATGGCCCACCAGGAACGGACTGGATAGATTACAGGGATTATAATCCTGCTCTATCACAACCAgctccctctctgccttcccaaaATGTACATGCAATGATACATTACCTTGTCATGGAAAGCTGTGATCAGCCAGAGCTCTGTCTCCAGGTTTGTCCCCCTTTTCTCTGCTGCGATAAATTGCAAAAGGTTTTCATGCTTCATGCCAGGAGTGTTGAAAATCTCCCTCTCACTCTGCCAAGATTGCTTATCCTGAAGCAGGGAGAAATGCACCATCAAAGATCACACTTCCCTTTAAAGCAAACAGCTCCTTCAGTTCAGTCAGAGCAGCTCACACTACTCTTAAAATCATGCTCCAGTGTTAGGATGTGATGTATCCCTTCAAAATGAGCCTGTTTTCCCTAAAGAAGAAAGACTGGAAATTGCTGTCCTTAGTCTGCCCTCTCCAAAATTATCCTCAGCTATTCCTAAAGGACATGTGTGGGGAGTGGAGAGGAAGCCAAACTCAACCTTACTGAGAAATAAGATTTGTCAAGATCTCCTAAGGATACTTGCAAGAATAAAGCCTGTGCATGCAGCACACAGATCAGCCTTGTAGCTGTAATTGTTGCAAATGCAAAATCTAATCTAGGCTCAATTGAATATTTACTAGTAGGTCACAGCTGACTTGGACCGAAGTTGTGCAGATCTCCTTTAGCAACACTATGACAACAAACATGAGGTGGAAAAGTAATGAAGGAGACAGCGGAGGAGCACAAAGATGTTTTagtcatttttctttcacttgaCTTTTGATTGCTTTACTCTTTTCATCTGCAATTCCTAGAGAATCAAGCCATGAGTGTTCAAAGGTTTCCTAGAGCAGAAGACAGGAGCTGACAGAAATGCTGCACTGCAATTAGCTTGCACAGCACTGGAGCTCTGCCTTTGGAGGCTGTAAACTGCTCACTAGGTTTGGATCCAGATTTACAACCCACCCAGGCAGGACACAGAAAGCTGGGGCTCTGGCCCTTTTTGTGCACTCTGGACACCGCAGCTGCACCCTGCCTTGCTGGATTTAAACAACACAGGCATTTGCAGGGAAGTTAAAATACCCTGTAGATTTCAGAATGTGCTGGGATTTGCCATTCTTGCAACAAGTACTGCATTTGGAAGCATTTGGTAATGAGATAATGCACGGAGAAGTGTAGGAAGGAAGGGTCCTTGAACTTTTTCCCCCAGCAGAAGAGCTCAAATGCTTCTTTGTTATGGTCTTAAAAACCATAATCTCCATAGGCACTTAGAGCatctcagcactggtgaggaaGCCTCTGGCAAGTAAGAACCTAATGCAGTGTCCCTCTCACCTGAATAGGGAAGATTTTCACTGCTACGTAGTCGTTCATCAGCTGAGCCTTCCACACACAGCCAAAGCGTCCCCTGGCCTTGATCTCCAAGAGCTGCAGGGGCTTTAGGCCAACCAGGGGAGAAGGGGGTGGCGGGCCAGGGTCctgcacaggagaaaaaaaacactgTCACCAGCTGAAGCTGGACTGTACAATaaagggaggggaggaatgGAGAGACTGCATGTAGGGAAAGAAGTGTGAAGaagtgacattttatttaatacaaacTATTTAGATGTACTGTTTGCAGCAAGAACAGCCTGAAATTCCCTCTCTTGCTTGCTCTGTAGGGTATTGGTATAGAAGACATATAACAGTCTACACCTCCAAGTGTCACTTCGTGACACTACTGCCTGCCATGCTCTGGGCAAAACCAGAATTCTCCTgtgttttcaaagcaaaagtTATTTTGGGCTGTAAAGCACTGATGTCCTCAAGGCTACCTCCTGCCAAAAGTGGGAACCTTTTGATCTTTGTGACCAGACAGCAAACTACATTTAAAACCTCCCAGTGCTCTTCACTACATTAGTATGTTCCACGTcaccccagccatgggcagtgAACAGCTCTGTCAGCATCATACAGATCATATCTGTTTAAACTCTGCTTTTGTCCAGGAGAACAACTTAACCCCACAGGATGCGTGGGATTGGAGCTCTGTCCTACCTGCTTTAGATGGTAGGataacagaatggtttgggttggaagggaaccttaaagattatccagttccaacccccctaccatggacagggacacctcccactagaccaggttgctcagagccccatccagcctggacttaaacacctccagggatggggcagtcacaacttccctgagcaacctgtgccagggcctcaccaccctcacagggaagaattttttcctactatctaatctaaacccgTTCTCTTTCAATTTTAATCCATTCCCACTTGTCCTGTGGGAATGCTCTttacatgctcttgtaaaaagtgcctctccatctttcttgagggctcccttcagatactggaaggctgcaattaggtcaccccaatGCCTCCTGCATCCATTCTCTGAGGGCTCACAAAACCTGAGCTTCATCAGGGAAAGcatcttccctcctcccacaaAACTGGCAGGAACTTTATCATCTCTCAGAATCTCTGATGCTCTACAAAGTTGGCTGAAATCAGGCAATGGATTTGAGAGTTTGGGAGGAAGGGCAGGGTTGTCTAATTCCCTCCCCCAGGTATCTCAGACATGGTGATAACCCCACCTAAACCCATCAGTCCAACACTTCCATGGAGGCCAACTGTGCCACCAACTTccaaaaacagagaagaaaatttagGCCACCTGAAAAGAGTGAAGCAAAAGTGGATGTGAACATACACTGAGCAGCCTCTGTGCCTTTTGCAAGGCCCAAACAAAGGGGAGTGACTCCCTCACCTCAATGATGTCCACGTGGCCGTAGGGAGGCTTCCGGTGCCGGTACATCCAGAAGGCCAGCAGGATGGCCATGGACAGCACGGCAATGGGCAGCAGGGAGTACACCAGGATGTTGAGCAGAGAGGGCGTTGGCGGCGGTGGCTCGTAGATGACTGTGAGGAAAGAGCAGGGTAAGCGAGGGAAAAGGGCCTTCAGGaatgcagcagcactgtcagCTGCACATCCAGATGCAACCAAACCCCATCTGTCTCTCCATTCCAAAGCTGACAATGCTGGCTGGCATGTCTCATCCCGCCCAACAGTATTCACAAGGCTCCGTGGTTTTCTCCTCTCCGTAGAAGTACTGTCAGTAATGGAGTTACAATTGCCCAAACCACACTTTGCAAGCTGAGCCTCCATCTGACCTTTATTTAAGACAGGTATTTCTTGCTGGGATACataaaagcagaacatttcCTCCTCTTAACCCTTCCAAATGTATTAAGAGAGCATAAAATCCCTTGCAGCGTTGCTTTACCTTTCACAGTGATTGACAAGTTGTCAGTTTTTAGTAAAATGCTGCCGGAGCCACAATCAAATGCACTATTCCCACAGTAGTTCTTGTTCCAAATTACATCAGTGCAGTTGAGACACAAACAATGGGAATACTAAATGGAGCCATGTTGCTATGTTggagacagggaaggaaaaaatagcaagaCTTgccaaattaaacaaaaacctGTGAGAGAAAGAATATTTGCTACTAGGTTACTACGGGTACGTTAATAACAGGAGATAATATAACCCATGTAAACAACTAAAAACCTATCAGGAAAGCCCAGGAAAATCTGATAAAGGTCTGTTGGAACATCTCAGTAAATGCAGGTAGTTCAAAGTGGTGGAAACCAACCTGAGGAAAAGATTCACCTGCTTTAATAGTTTTTATTGAatgatactttaaaaagtatACACCTAAAAGAATCATCATTTTTCTATTAGCCTCTGAAGAAGGTCCTGCTattacttttcttccttgatgCATATCCACAGACTCTGAAAGCTGACACACACCCTTTCCCTTTCAATCCCCAGACCAACAAAATAGAATCAAATGCAAAAATCCCAGAAGGTATCTGGAGACTTGTGACCTATGAAATTAATGAGGAAGGTGTCAAACACCTTTTAAGAATTTGAGGCTCAATCCATGCTGTATAAATCACTCTGCCCTCTTTCCCTCGtgtgggattttgttttgtaacaTCCCACAGTGAACTGTCCACCATAAAGAAAACCTAATTCTTACTGATGGTATCCATTGCTTTAGCCACAGAGTGAAACAACCTTAAAAAACTGTTCTTAAAGAACTGTAGCAAAAGAATTTCTGACTTTGTAACCAAAACATCCAGCAATTCAATGTTGGCATGAAGTTGAATCAGAGGAGGTTTAGGACCAACACttggaaaaggttcttcacccagagggtggtcaggcactggaacaggctccccagggaagtggccaCAACACGAAGCTCAGAGCTCAAgcagcatttggacaacactcccaggcacatggtgtgaatCTTGGGGGtttcctgtgcagggccaggggttggactcgatgatccttgtgagttCTTCCCAACTCAAGacattctatgtttctatgaaaGTCATTGGAAACTGGGTCTAGGGGAAGAGACCCCAACTCCCCGTCCTCCCAGTCACTCACCTTCTGGGCCGGTGACTTCGGGCAAATGGGTAAATTTCTCATTGCAATAGTTGCCCTcgcagcagcagaaaaacaccTGAGGGTTTTCTTCTGTGGCTACGcactcctgcctgtgccagggagggaCAGACACGGaatgaagaagagagaaaaacagcGTCAGCCAACTCCTGCCTCTTGTCCTTGGGAGCCAATCTGCCCCAAACTGTCTTCTCCACACACCTCCTCCTGCGGCTGTGCCACACAGATCAGCAGTCTCCACTTACAGAAAACAACTTGGCACTCAAATACCCCAGTGGATAGCAAGGACCCTTGAAAAAAC
It encodes the following:
- the ACVR2B gene encoding activin receptor type-2B isoform X1 codes for the protein MFASWLTFAVLWGTFCAGPGHGEAETRECIYYNANWELEKTNQSGVERCEGEKDKRLHCYASWRNNSGSIELVKKGCWLDDFNCYDRQECVATEENPQVFFCCCEGNYCNEKFTHLPEVTGPEVIYEPPPPTPSLLNILVYSLLPIAVLSMAILLAFWMYRHRKPPYGHVDIIEDPGPPPPSPLVGLKPLQLLEIKARGRFGCVWKAQLMNDYVAVKIFPIQDKQSWQSEREIFNTPGMKHENLLQFIAAEKRGTNLETELWLITAFHDKGSLTDYLKGNIISWNELCHVAETMARGLSYLHEDVPWCKGEGHKPAIAHRDFKSKNVLLKNDLTAVLADFGLAVRFEPGKPPGDTHGQVGTRRYMAPEVLEGAINFQRDAFLRIDMYAMGLVLWELVSRCRAVDGPVDEYMLPFEEEIGQHPSLEDLQEVVVHKKMRPVFKDHWLKHPGLAQLCVTIEECWDHDAEARLSAGCVEERIAQIRKSVNGTTSDCLVSIVTSVTNVDLPPKESSI
- the ACVR2B gene encoding activin receptor type-2B isoform X2; the encoded protein is MGAPPSRPGPGHGEAETRECIYYNANWELEKTNQSGVERCEGEKDKRLHCYASWRNNSGSIELVKKGCWLDDFNCYDRQECVATEENPQVFFCCCEGNYCNEKFTHLPEVTGPEVIYEPPPPTPSLLNILVYSLLPIAVLSMAILLAFWMYRHRKPPYGHVDIIEDPGPPPPSPLVGLKPLQLLEIKARGRFGCVWKAQLMNDYVAVKIFPIQDKQSWQSEREIFNTPGMKHENLLQFIAAEKRGTNLETELWLITAFHDKGSLTDYLKGNIISWNELCHVAETMARGLSYLHEDVPWCKGEGHKPAIAHRDFKSKNVLLKNDLTAVLADFGLAVRFEPGKPPGDTHGQVGTRRYMAPEVLEGAINFQRDAFLRIDMYAMGLVLWELVSRCRAVDGPVDEYMLPFEEEIGQHPSLEDLQEVVVHKKMRPVFKDHWLKHPGLAQLCVTIEECWDHDAEARLSAGCVEERIAQIRKSVNGTTSDCLVSIVTSVTNVDLPPKESSI